In Gulosibacter molinativorax, a single window of DNA contains:
- a CDS encoding NUDIX domain-containing protein: protein MSSEQTPEDLGAKTGYIPVFSQYVPGSPEARSEHLPDHYTNEPKVRDEGDYWAVGPDGTKMWGRFGAAGLLTFDTARGVLMQHRALWSHYGGTWGIPGGALNAGETALDAAVREAHEEALVPPDALDPLFSRVVDLGFWSYTTFVVETLRPFEAQITDDESAGLAWVVPKEFRRLKLHPGFAKAWPTLEPLLEARPLIVVDVANLVGTTPNGWWRSPAAAARTTIHRIARVAEHGVPASLFGFDAQTSWPALACVVEGKQSGAAAGLGPLPGRVDVIPAEGSGDDEIVDIVRRSRDARRNSPVLVATSDRALRTRVEALGATTIGSAAFLELAGSES from the coding sequence ATGTCCAGCGAGCAGACTCCCGAGGACCTCGGCGCGAAGACGGGATACATCCCCGTGTTCTCGCAGTACGTGCCAGGCTCGCCGGAGGCGCGGTCTGAGCATCTTCCCGACCACTACACAAACGAGCCCAAGGTCCGCGACGAAGGGGACTACTGGGCGGTTGGTCCCGACGGCACGAAGATGTGGGGACGATTCGGCGCGGCCGGGCTGCTCACGTTCGACACCGCTCGGGGAGTCCTGATGCAGCACCGCGCGCTCTGGAGTCACTACGGCGGAACTTGGGGAATCCCCGGTGGCGCGCTCAACGCGGGCGAGACGGCCCTCGACGCGGCCGTTCGTGAGGCGCACGAGGAGGCGCTCGTGCCTCCGGATGCGCTCGACCCATTGTTCTCGAGGGTCGTGGATCTGGGCTTTTGGTCGTATACGACTTTTGTGGTCGAGACGCTGCGGCCATTCGAAGCCCAAATCACCGACGATGAATCCGCGGGGCTCGCCTGGGTGGTTCCGAAGGAGTTTCGCCGTCTCAAGCTGCATCCCGGTTTCGCGAAGGCGTGGCCAACCCTCGAACCGCTCCTCGAAGCGCGACCGCTCATCGTTGTGGATGTGGCCAACCTCGTCGGTACAACACCAAATGGCTGGTGGCGCAGTCCCGCCGCCGCGGCTCGAACCACGATCCACCGCATCGCGCGCGTCGCCGAACACGGTGTGCCCGCATCCCTCTTCGGCTTCGACGCCCAGACCAGTTGGCCCGCGCTCGCCTGCGTTGTCGAGGGCAAGCAGTCGGGCGCGGCGGCTGGCCTCGGCCCACTCCCCGGGCGGGTCGATGTCATCCCTGCCGAGGGTTCGGGGGACGACGAGATCGTCGACATTGTTCGCCGGTCGCGGGATGCGAGGCGAAATTCCCCGGTCCTAGTCGCCACAAGTGATCGGGCGCTACGCACGCGGGTCGAAGCGCTCGGGGCAACTACCATCGGTTCAGCGGCTTTTCTTGAGCTTGCGGGGAGCGAATCCTAA
- a CDS encoding YceI family protein — protein MAIDPQYAGKWNIDPAHSRIGFSTRHAMVARVRGAFNEVSGEANLNAEAIDQSTVRVVIQAASIDTRQGDRDNHLRSPDFLDVEQFPEIVFESNSIDEISDNNYIVAGQLTIHGISRPVSVPLELIGIESDPSGAVRAGLEGTRRIDRQDWGVSWNTPLDSGGVLVSDKITLEFELSLVKEQ, from the coding sequence ATGGCTATTGACCCCCAGTACGCCGGCAAGTGGAACATCGACCCGGCCCACTCTCGCATTGGTTTCTCGACACGTCACGCCATGGTGGCGCGCGTTCGAGGCGCCTTCAACGAGGTGTCGGGTGAAGCAAACCTCAACGCGGAAGCAATCGACCAGTCGACCGTCCGTGTCGTCATTCAGGCCGCAAGCATCGACACGCGCCAGGGCGACCGCGACAACCACCTCCGCAGCCCCGACTTCCTCGACGTCGAGCAGTTCCCCGAGATCGTGTTTGAGTCCAACTCGATCGACGAAATCAGCGACAACAACTACATCGTCGCCGGCCAGCTGACCATCCATGGGATTTCGCGCCCGGTCTCGGTGCCGCTCGAGCTCATCGGTATCGAATCCGACCCTTCTGGCGCCGTCCGCGCCGGCCTCGAGGGTACGCGCCGCATCGACCGCCAGGACTGGGGCGTCTCATGGAACACCCCACTCGACTCCGGCGGTGTGCTCGTGAGTGACAAGATCACCCTCGAGTTCGAGCTCTCGCTCGTCAAGGAACAGTAA
- a CDS encoding DNA-directed RNA polymerase subunit beta translates to MEKFDRPVKMPIQAFDSFIGGEDPAHASRLARNTAQALLHRVREADDPEVIERTVGYARTNGLADLAELWSNANPHSLAGSLWRLYLVHEAISQDPETSSYIYRRGAAVDNSIHHIVAGAVEPTGPLEIRTLTETIFRGAFHGDFEDALDRAAAFCSVMSLGSASIAADYETSNPERAAKATRRSARYLGFAKDLSASARLWRRGLLD, encoded by the coding sequence TTGGAGAAATTCGATCGACCGGTCAAGATGCCAATCCAGGCATTTGACTCGTTCATCGGGGGCGAAGACCCAGCCCATGCATCCCGCCTTGCCCGCAACACCGCGCAAGCGCTGCTGCATCGCGTCCGCGAGGCCGATGACCCGGAGGTGATCGAACGCACGGTGGGTTACGCACGCACGAACGGCCTGGCCGATCTTGCCGAGCTGTGGTCGAACGCCAACCCACACTCGCTCGCTGGGTCGCTGTGGCGCCTGTACCTCGTGCACGAAGCGATCTCGCAGGACCCTGAGACGTCGAGCTACATATACCGCCGCGGTGCCGCCGTCGACAATTCGATCCACCACATTGTTGCGGGTGCCGTCGAACCAACCGGTCCGCTCGAGATCCGCACGCTCACCGAGACGATCTTCCGAGGCGCTTTCCACGGTGACTTCGAGGATGCGCTCGATCGCGCGGCAGCTTTCTGTTCGGTCATGTCGCTCGGATCGGCGAGCATCGCCGCAGACTACGAGACGAGCAACCCGGAGCGCGCGGCAAAGGCAACTCGCCGCTCAGCCCGGTATCTCGGTTTCGCGAAGGACCTCTCGGCCTCCGCACGCCTCTGGCGTCGGGGCCTCCTCGACTAG
- the trhA gene encoding PAQR family membrane homeostasis protein TrhA, with protein sequence MTSPGYGQTDHAHDAAEPSRASNPDAEPAAGLPGIPLVAEAAEHAPEDIKPKWRGWIHAGTFPVAIAAGIVLIVLAEGPVAKWSSAVFMLTSMLLFGVSALYHRFNWKPKTKAVFRRLDHANIFLLIAGTYTPIATLALPPEKGVILLCLVWAGALLGIGFRVFWLSAPRWLYVPLYILLGWAAVMYLGDLVQVNVATMVLVIVGGLLYTAGAVFYALKRPNPAPGVFGFHELFHTATVLAFLCHWVAVLLLAISPPYN encoded by the coding sequence ATGACTTCCCCCGGATACGGCCAGACCGACCACGCGCACGACGCTGCCGAGCCGAGTCGCGCATCCAACCCCGATGCCGAACCGGCGGCCGGCCTTCCGGGAATCCCGCTCGTCGCCGAGGCCGCGGAACACGCGCCAGAGGACATCAAGCCGAAGTGGCGCGGGTGGATTCACGCGGGAACGTTCCCGGTAGCGATCGCGGCAGGCATCGTGCTCATCGTGCTCGCCGAGGGACCGGTGGCGAAGTGGTCGTCGGCCGTGTTCATGCTGACTTCGATGCTGCTGTTCGGCGTCTCCGCGCTCTACCACCGCTTCAACTGGAAGCCCAAGACCAAAGCCGTCTTCCGTCGGCTCGATCACGCCAACATCTTCCTGCTGATCGCCGGCACCTACACCCCCATCGCGACGCTCGCGCTACCGCCTGAAAAGGGCGTCATCCTGCTCTGCTTGGTCTGGGCAGGAGCCCTGCTCGGCATCGGGTTCCGTGTCTTCTGGCTGAGCGCGCCCCGCTGGCTCTACGTGCCCCTATACATCCTGCTCGGGTGGGCGGCCGTCATGTACCTCGGCGACCTCGTGCAGGTGAACGTCGCGACGATGGTCCTCGTGATCGTCGGCGGACTGCTCTATACCGCAGGCGCGGTGTTCTATGCGCTGAAGCGACCGAACCCCGCCCCGGGAGTCTTCGGCTTCCACGAGTTGTTCCACACCGCGACCGTGCTCGCGTTCCTGTGCCACTGGGTCGCGGTGTTGCTCCTCGCGATCAGCCCGCCATACAACTAG
- a CDS encoding TetR/AcrR family transcriptional regulator, translated as MTVRNDSSTTPQQDPRAARSYDALIQAMLAVLRRGEDPAAVSITEIVKAAKVSRPTFYQHFADVPDLIRAATLHRLESIFARIAAAELGGTWEDFARAKLRILLGALQSDAETYLRVLRGPAAARVIRGVIDFLADQLLHHSPLGTAVTRKVSNEEAHARAEFLGAGATWRVVTWLESDFTGSNSLDEMVERLAANILLASGATSTESGAAAPRSGEGLP; from the coding sequence GTGACAGTTCGCAACGATTCCTCGACCACGCCGCAGCAAGATCCGCGCGCAGCGCGCTCATACGACGCGCTCATCCAAGCGATGCTTGCCGTGCTGCGTCGAGGAGAAGACCCGGCTGCGGTCTCGATTACCGAGATCGTGAAGGCGGCGAAGGTGAGCCGTCCGACGTTCTATCAACACTTCGCGGACGTGCCGGACCTCATCCGTGCGGCGACGCTCCACCGTCTCGAATCGATCTTTGCGCGCATCGCAGCTGCGGAATTGGGCGGCACCTGGGAGGATTTCGCGCGGGCCAAGCTGCGCATCCTGCTCGGGGCGCTGCAGAGCGACGCCGAGACCTACCTCCGCGTGCTGCGGGGGCCGGCCGCGGCGCGGGTAATCCGCGGGGTAATCGACTTCCTCGCCGACCAGCTCCTACACCACTCGCCGCTCGGCACCGCCGTTACCCGCAAAGTGTCGAACGAAGAGGCACATGCGCGCGCCGAATTCCTCGGTGCCGGGGCCACCTGGCGCGTCGTCACGTGGCTCGAGAGCGACTTCACCGGGAGCAACAGCCTCGACGAAATGGTCGAGCGGCTAGCGGCCAACATCCTGCTCGCGAGCGGCGCGACGTCAACGGAAAGTGGCGCGGCCGCGCCCAGAAGCGGCGAGGGGCTTCCCTAG
- the pstB gene encoding phosphate ABC transporter ATP-binding protein PstB, with product MAKRIEIKDLNIYYDKFKAVEGVNMVIEPKSVTAFIGPSGCGKSTVLRTLNRMHEVIPRAWVDGEVLLDGDDLYGKNVDPVNVRRQVGMVFQRANPFPTMSIKENVLAGVKLNNKRISSSEANELVENSLRGANLWEEVKDRLDAPGGGLSGGQQQRLCIARAIAVKPDVLLMDEPCSALDPISTLAIEDLIHELKREYTIVIVTHNMQQATRVSDRTGFFNIAGTGKPGKLIEFDDTRTIFENPSNEQTQDYVTGRFG from the coding sequence GTGGCTAAGCGCATTGAGATCAAAGACCTCAACATTTACTACGACAAGTTCAAGGCTGTAGAAGGCGTGAACATGGTCATCGAGCCCAAATCGGTTACCGCGTTCATCGGCCCGTCGGGTTGTGGCAAGTCGACCGTGCTCCGCACCCTCAACCGCATGCACGAGGTCATCCCCCGCGCATGGGTGGACGGCGAAGTGCTCCTCGACGGCGACGACCTCTACGGCAAGAACGTTGACCCCGTGAACGTCCGCCGCCAGGTCGGCATGGTGTTCCAGCGCGCGAACCCGTTCCCCACGATGTCGATCAAGGAGAACGTGCTCGCGGGCGTCAAGCTGAACAACAAGCGCATCAGCAGCTCGGAGGCGAACGAACTCGTCGAGAACTCGCTCCGCGGCGCAAACCTCTGGGAAGAGGTCAAGGACCGCCTCGACGCCCCGGGCGGTGGCCTCTCGGGTGGTCAGCAGCAGCGTCTGTGCATCGCTCGCGCGATCGCCGTGAAGCCTGACGTACTCCTCATGGACGAGCCCTGCTCGGCGCTCGACCCGATCTCGACCCTCGCGATCGAGGACCTCATCCACGAGCTCAAGCGTGAGTACACGATCGTGATCGTGACCCACAACATGCAGCAGGCAACGCGCGTCTCGGACCGCACCGGCTTCTTCAACATCGCGGGTACCGGTAAGCCGGGCAAGCTCATCGAGTTCGATGACACTCGCACGATCTTCGAGAACCCGTCGAACGAGCAGACGCAGGACTACGTGACCGGCCGCTTCGGCTAG
- a CDS encoding DNA alkylation repair protein: MATRTPGEQLTVDEVLAELAALEDPKVRAVNEKHGDDHGVKLSEIRAIAKRLKTQHEFALELWATGHTGARLVSLLICRPKEFTLEQLDAMLREALAPKVHDWLVNYVVKKSKHAEALRVQWFADSDPVVASAGWALTSNRITSSPDGIDLTGMLDTIEAEMKDAPERLQWAMNENLAQIGITNEDLRPRALDIGERLEVLKDYPTSPGCISPFAPIWITEMVKRQES; this comes from the coding sequence GTGGCGACAAGAACCCCGGGCGAACAGCTCACCGTTGACGAGGTGCTGGCCGAGCTCGCGGCCCTCGAAGACCCGAAAGTCCGCGCCGTAAATGAGAAGCACGGCGACGATCACGGTGTGAAGCTCAGCGAAATTCGGGCGATCGCCAAGCGACTCAAGACGCAGCACGAGTTCGCGCTTGAGCTCTGGGCGACCGGGCATACCGGTGCGCGGCTCGTTTCGCTGCTCATCTGTCGGCCGAAGGAATTCACGCTGGAGCAGCTCGATGCGATGCTGCGCGAGGCGCTGGCGCCGAAGGTGCACGACTGGCTCGTGAACTATGTGGTGAAGAAGAGTAAGCATGCCGAGGCTCTGCGCGTGCAGTGGTTCGCAGATTCGGACCCGGTCGTCGCCAGCGCCGGGTGGGCGCTCACGAGCAACCGGATTACATCCAGCCCGGACGGGATCGACCTCACGGGCATGCTCGACACCATCGAGGCCGAGATGAAGGATGCGCCGGAACGGCTGCAGTGGGCAATGAACGAGAATCTCGCGCAGATCGGTATCACGAACGAGGATCTGCGCCCGCGGGCACTCGACATTGGCGAGCGCCTCGAGGTGCTCAAGGATTATCCGACGTCGCCCGGATGCATCTCGCCGTTTGCGCCGATCTGGATCACCGAGATGGTGAAGCGGCAGGAGTCCTAG
- a CDS encoding LacI family DNA-binding transcriptional regulator, translating to MPSLEHESGGAATVSGKRPTIRDVAARAGVSKSLVSLVFSGGSVSEERRTRVMVAVEELGYRPNTSARSLAAAEGDFTGILVADLHNSIFSDIVDAARSELAANGRGVLFSSAAVPDARGQMQLDQRALEVFGDLRPRNLIMVGTGPGLEEVARIAPGIPIVLASTIASRFEVASTVRTDDELGMRLAVEHLVQAGHRRITHVGGNGGLVAAKRADAYRQTMADHGLAEYIRVARSDYTEQGGYTATRELFARGDAPTAIAAVNDLSAIGVLDAIADARPGAAIAVTGFDNSRISQLRQVSLSSVDPNNAAIGREAAHRILELEETGSVSEAETLVAPSLIVRRSSAALLRSVPQSTDN from the coding sequence ATGCCATCCCTCGAGCACGAGTCGGGCGGCGCGGCCACGGTAAGTGGCAAGCGCCCCACAATCCGCGATGTCGCGGCCCGCGCGGGCGTCTCGAAATCGCTCGTGTCGCTCGTGTTCTCGGGCGGGAGCGTGAGCGAGGAACGACGCACGCGAGTCATGGTTGCGGTCGAGGAGCTTGGCTATCGACCGAACACTTCCGCGCGATCTCTCGCGGCGGCCGAGGGCGACTTTACGGGCATCCTCGTCGCGGACCTCCACAACTCGATCTTCTCCGACATCGTGGATGCGGCGCGCAGCGAGCTTGCGGCGAATGGCCGCGGAGTGCTGTTTTCTTCGGCCGCAGTACCGGATGCACGCGGCCAGATGCAGCTCGACCAGCGGGCGCTCGAGGTATTTGGCGACCTCCGCCCGCGGAACCTCATCATGGTGGGCACCGGGCCAGGCCTTGAAGAGGTCGCGAGAATCGCCCCGGGCATCCCGATTGTGCTTGCAAGCACGATCGCGAGCCGTTTTGAGGTCGCCTCCACCGTCCGTACCGACGACGAACTCGGGATGCGGCTCGCGGTCGAGCATCTCGTGCAGGCAGGCCACCGCAGGATCACCCACGTCGGCGGGAACGGCGGGCTCGTCGCCGCGAAGCGAGCGGATGCGTATCGGCAGACGATGGCGGACCACGGGCTGGCCGAATACATCCGCGTCGCGCGCTCCGACTACACCGAGCAGGGCGGTTACACGGCGACGCGCGAGTTATTCGCTCGAGGGGATGCGCCGACCGCGATTGCCGCGGTGAACGATCTCTCGGCGATCGGGGTGCTGGATGCTATCGCGGATGCGCGGCCCGGCGCGGCTATTGCCGTCACCGGCTTCGACAATTCGCGGATCTCGCAGCTGCGGCAAGTGTCGCTTTCGAGCGTGGACCCGAATAACGCGGCCATTGGTAGGGAAGCCGCCCACCGCATCCTCGAGCTCGAAGAGACGGGCAGCGTGAGCGAGGCCGAAACGCTCGTCGCGCCGAGCCTGATCGTGCGCCGAAGTTCGGCCGCACTGCTTCGTAGCGTCCCGCAATCCACCGATAATTAG
- a CDS encoding LysM peptidoglycan-binding domain-containing protein: protein MSDAHVYDEAEIESLGDADLALADDNAADSRVIEQGRGREPEARAARLNGPAGADKLLAFATYPPGMCLEAVSKALGSYSLTSDKPGYYTYALRVYERTPKSRLRSDKRPPKGAVVFFSASNNGYGHICLSYGGGKIVSTDIPQNGTIGVTTIDALASKWGRRYLGWTDWMMGHDVLLEAAPVPAPNPKPVPKPTPASKSKLHGVDVSSWQHQRVLRDIDEYDFAIVKATGGPSFVSNTHTQQVADAVAKGRRVGLYHFALDGFDNEGARAEADHFAATVRPHLRHNPVLVLDWEADATQLPVSWAADFIKRVREKTGKTCVFYSYANYVQTKDLSSIVDLGSWLWIAAYGDGSRRHFGAAPGRPKSGSWPKANMFQFTATGRLNGHAGDLDLNVFYGSAADWDAYAGGKPAPAPKPPQPKDPKVKPEDATSASGASYTVRSGDTLTAIAKKHGTTVAAIQAVNPIIKHPDRIDVGWVLKLPKGNAAVTYEVRSGDTLSGIAAAHSTTVKAIVALNGIANPDLIYVGQKLRIQ from the coding sequence ATGTCAGATGCCCACGTTTATGACGAAGCCGAGATTGAATCTTTAGGCGATGCCGACCTGGCACTTGCCGACGACAACGCCGCCGATTCGCGTGTTATCGAACAGGGTCGAGGCCGAGAGCCCGAGGCACGAGCGGCCCGCCTGAACGGGCCGGCTGGCGCGGACAAGCTCTTGGCCTTCGCAACCTATCCCCCGGGTATGTGCCTGGAGGCGGTGAGCAAGGCACTCGGTTCCTATTCCCTCACGAGCGACAAACCGGGGTACTACACATATGCGCTTCGCGTCTATGAGCGAACACCGAAGTCGCGGCTACGCTCCGACAAGCGACCACCCAAGGGAGCCGTCGTCTTCTTCTCGGCGTCGAATAACGGCTACGGCCATATTTGCCTGTCGTACGGTGGCGGCAAGATCGTCTCGACCGATATCCCCCAAAACGGCACCATCGGCGTCACGACCATCGACGCGCTGGCGAGTAAATGGGGTAGGCGATACCTCGGGTGGACCGACTGGATGATGGGGCACGACGTCTTGCTCGAGGCGGCACCAGTGCCGGCACCTAACCCGAAGCCCGTACCGAAGCCGACGCCCGCGTCCAAGTCGAAGCTCCACGGTGTGGATGTCTCCTCGTGGCAGCACCAGCGCGTACTGCGCGATATCGACGAGTATGACTTCGCGATCGTGAAGGCAACCGGCGGACCCTCGTTCGTCTCAAACACGCATACGCAGCAGGTCGCGGATGCCGTTGCCAAGGGACGCCGGGTCGGTCTCTATCATTTCGCCTTGGATGGCTTTGACAACGAAGGCGCGCGCGCCGAGGCAGATCACTTCGCGGCCACCGTACGCCCGCACTTGCGGCACAACCCCGTGCTGGTGCTCGATTGGGAGGCGGATGCCACGCAGCTACCGGTGAGCTGGGCGGCGGACTTCATCAAGCGCGTCCGTGAGAAGACCGGCAAGACATGCGTGTTCTACTCCTACGCGAACTACGTGCAAACGAAAGATCTGAGTTCGATCGTCGATCTCGGCTCGTGGTTGTGGATCGCCGCATACGGCGATGGCTCGCGTCGGCACTTCGGCGCCGCGCCGGGGCGCCCCAAATCGGGGTCGTGGCCAAAGGCCAATATGTTTCAGTTCACCGCCACCGGGCGGCTCAACGGACACGCTGGCGACCTCGACCTCAATGTGTTTTACGGTTCGGCGGCTGACTGGGATGCGTACGCAGGCGGAAAGCCGGCGCCCGCGCCGAAGCCCCCGCAGCCTAAAGACCCAAAGGTCAAGCCCGAGGACGCGACCAGCGCATCCGGTGCGAGCTACACAGTTCGGTCGGGCGATACCCTCACCGCAATTGCGAAGAAGCACGGCACGACCGTGGCCGCGATTCAGGCGGTGAATCCGATCATCAAACACCCGGACCGAATCGATGTCGGCTGGGTGCTGAAACTGCCGAAAGGGAACGCCGCGGTCACCTACGAGGTTCGTAGTGGCGACACGCTCTCCGGCATCGCCGCCGCGCACAGCACGACGGTGAAAGCGATCGTCGCGCTGAATGGGATTGCCAACCCCGACCTGATCTACGTGGGGCAGAAGCTACGCATCCAGTAG
- a CDS encoding YhgE/Pip domain-containing protein, whose amino-acid sequence MLIGLVTIPVIYASLLTSSFSDPINRLDNVPAAVVNQDVAASANGTKLDIGATLTDELVSSTAKNNFVWREYGAEEASAALDSGEVYAVLTIPRSFSSDALSVAGDHPTPAKLKIETNDGANMFAGTIAKQLGTTVADTLATQVSEEYLGNIYAGFNSAHDGFANAADGATQLADGTSEASDGAGQLNMGLDQLVTGSADLADGTVALADGAEQIDSGAQTLADGGSALHDGAVQLADGAGVVNTGAEQLRDGASQVADGTQQLADAVDAVNEAVSPLAQSVATLSEDASTLTDGASGVATSADDLLANWDALGDDEKRQLVEQLSTDAGAVRDGLDGALASMGQTDLSGVDQLGNLSTSIHDLNDGAQQVATGAADLADGTSELAGGADTLADKSGDLANGISDLADGTGTLYDGAIQVRDGAQQLSDGTVGAADGSASLADGLIQLVGGSDELATGLEDGAEQVPTYSDSESDQLSEVAADPVQFDELRRNEVARNGDGMAPYFMALGLWVGGIGFYLMNEPLARAKGSGPSFVDALRSFLPGAAMAVGQSILLFVAIHGLVGVEYANPAGLLSMMLLASVTFIAINQALIALLGAPGRYFALILIVLQLASAGATYPVETAPELFQALNPWLPLPYAVDAFRSLIAGGSIGVADAVTQLLVWLAVALAMTTLAIMLKRVKDGKTSWGSNPKVTSPAVKDSASASPQGELTV is encoded by the coding sequence GTGCTCATCGGGCTCGTGACCATTCCGGTCATCTACGCGTCACTCCTCACCAGCTCGTTCAGCGACCCGATAAACCGGCTCGACAATGTCCCCGCCGCGGTCGTGAATCAAGACGTCGCGGCGAGCGCCAACGGCACGAAGCTCGATATCGGGGCTACGCTGACCGACGAACTCGTGAGCAGCACCGCGAAGAACAACTTCGTCTGGCGCGAGTACGGCGCCGAGGAAGCATCCGCGGCACTCGACTCTGGCGAGGTGTATGCGGTACTGACGATCCCGCGCAGCTTCTCGTCGGATGCGCTGTCGGTGGCGGGCGATCACCCCACGCCCGCGAAGCTGAAGATTGAAACGAATGACGGGGCAAACATGTTCGCGGGCACGATCGCGAAGCAGCTCGGTACAACTGTGGCGGACACCCTCGCAACACAGGTATCCGAGGAGTACCTCGGCAATATTTACGCGGGCTTCAACAGCGCCCACGATGGCTTCGCGAACGCCGCAGACGGCGCGACGCAACTCGCCGATGGCACGTCGGAGGCGAGCGACGGCGCGGGCCAGCTCAACATGGGCTTGGACCAACTCGTGACCGGGAGCGCGGATCTCGCGGACGGGACGGTAGCGCTCGCCGACGGCGCGGAGCAAATCGATAGTGGAGCGCAGACGCTCGCCGATGGCGGATCCGCATTGCACGACGGTGCGGTGCAGCTCGCAGATGGTGCGGGCGTCGTGAATACGGGCGCGGAGCAGCTCCGCGACGGCGCAAGCCAAGTCGCGGACGGGACCCAGCAGCTCGCCGACGCGGTGGATGCCGTGAACGAGGCAGTATCGCCGCTCGCGCAAAGCGTGGCCACGCTCTCGGAGGACGCGAGCACGCTGACGGACGGCGCGAGTGGCGTTGCAACCAGCGCCGATGACCTCCTCGCCAACTGGGATGCACTCGGCGACGACGAAAAACGGCAGCTCGTCGAGCAGCTCTCGACCGACGCGGGCGCGGTCCGGGACGGCCTCGATGGCGCGCTGGCGAGCATGGGACAGACCGATCTCTCGGGCGTCGATCAGCTCGGGAACCTCAGCACCAGCATCCACGACCTCAACGATGGCGCGCAGCAGGTCGCAACGGGCGCGGCCGACCTGGCCGATGGCACGAGCGAACTTGCGGGTGGCGCCGACACCCTCGCCGATAAATCGGGGGATCTCGCGAACGGCATTTCCGACCTCGCCGACGGCACCGGCACGCTGTACGACGGGGCGATCCAGGTTCGGGATGGCGCGCAGCAACTTTCGGACGGCACCGTGGGCGCTGCGGATGGCTCGGCGTCACTCGCCGATGGCCTCATCCAGCTGGTGGGCGGCAGCGACGAGCTTGCGACCGGTCTCGAAGACGGTGCCGAACAGGTGCCGACGTACTCCGACTCGGAGTCGGACCAGCTCAGCGAGGTCGCGGCTGATCCCGTGCAATTCGACGAGCTGCGCCGAAACGAGGTTGCGAGAAACGGCGACGGCATGGCGCCGTACTTCATGGCGCTCGGGCTGTGGGTCGGCGGGATCGGCTTCTACCTCATGAACGAACCCCTCGCACGGGCGAAGGGGAGTGGGCCGTCCTTCGTGGATGCGCTGCGCAGCTTCCTGCCCGGCGCCGCCATGGCGGTCGGTCAAAGCATCCTCCTCTTCGTGGCGATCCACGGCCTCGTTGGGGTCGAGTACGCGAACCCCGCTGGACTGCTCAGCATGATGCTGCTTGCGAGCGTGACCTTCATCGCGATCAATCAGGCGCTGATCGCGTTACTGGGCGCTCCAGGCCGATATTTCGCGCTCATCCTGATCGTGCTGCAGCTCGCCTCGGCGGGCGCGACCTATCCCGTCGAAACTGCCCCCGAGCTCTTTCAAGCGTTGAACCCGTGGCTGCCGCTGCCGTACGCGGTGGATGCGTTCCGGTCGCTGATCGCGGGCGGCAGCATCGGTGTTGCTGACGCCGTGACACAGCTACTTGTGTGGCTGGCAGTGGCGCTCGCGATGACGACACTCGCGATCATGCTGAAGCGTGTCAAGGACGGGAAAACGAGCTGGGGAAGCAACCCGAAGGTTACGTCCCCAGCTGTGAAGGACTCGGCGAGCGCCAGCCCTCAAGGCGAACTCACGGTCTAG
- a CDS encoding PspC domain-containing protein — protein sequence MNLFDSIRSIGFRRGPERMVGGIAGGIARASGLNVWLVRLLVLLSFLLPVFGVGAYIVVWVLTPWVDDSIPLEQFFGGRKQ from the coding sequence ATGAACCTCTTCGATTCCATCCGCAGCATCGGTTTTCGTCGTGGCCCCGAACGAATGGTCGGCGGTATCGCGGGCGGCATTGCACGCGCCTCCGGCCTCAACGTGTGGCTCGTACGCCTGCTCGTCCTCTTGTCGTTCCTACTGCCCGTATTCGGTGTTGGTGCTTACATCGTGGTGTGGGTATTGACACCGTGGGTTGACGACTCGATTCCCCTTGAGCAGTTCTTCGGCGGCCGCAAGCAATGA